TCGGCCGCAGCCGCCTTCGACCGCTCGACCTCGAAGCTCGCGACGGCCAGGCGGACCTGGGCGTCGAGCCCCTCGGCGTGCTCGACGGCGTTGCGCAGGCGCACGAGCCCCCGGGCGAGGAGGGGACGGGGCGTCCGTGCGGCGCTCTCGGCCTGCACGTTCACCTCGTCGACGGCGCGGCGCAGGGAGGTGCGCAGGGCCTCGTCGACCTTGCCGGTCGCTCGTGCGAGGGTGCGGTTCGCGCGCTCGACGAACCTGGCCGCCTTGTCCTGGGCGCTCGCACGTTCCGAGGCGCCGGTCGCGGCGGCGATGGCGGCGCTCGTCGCGGACGCGGGGGAGTCGCCGGTGCGGATCGCCGCGGTCCCGCTCGCAAGGACCACCACGAGCGCGACCCCGAGGAGTCGGAGCCCGAGCCTGCGACGGCGTCGACCCTGCGCAGGTCGCGGTGACGACGCGCACCGGCACGGGGTCTCGTCGCAGCCGGCGACGCAGGTGCGGTCGGCGGTCGAGGTGAGGGAGTCGCGCATGACTCCCTCAATGCAGCTGCCCGGGGCGTCAGCAGTCGCGCTGGGGGCGGGGGCAGGCGCGGACCTGCCGCGTCAGCGCTCCTCGTCCGCGGTGTCGCCGATGTACGCCGAGACGTCGTCGGGCAGGCCGTCCTCGTTCATGTCGTCCGAACGCTTGCGGCGGGCGTCCCAGCGCAGCGCGGCGGCCGCGAGCAGGGCCGAGACGACCGAGGCGAGGAGCACCGCGGCCTTGGCCGACTCGGTGTGCTCGGAGTCGGGGAAGGACAGCTCGGCGATGAGCAGCGAGACCGTGAAGCCGATGCCCGCGAGCAGGCCCACGGGGAGCAGGTCGCGGACGCCGATGCCGGGTGCGAGGCGCAGCGGCGTGAGCTTCGTGACGAGCGCCGTGACGCCCAGCACGCCGATCCCCTTGCCGACCACGAGCCCGACGATGATGCCGATCGCGACGGGCTGGCCGATCATCTCCCCGACCCCGCCACCGTCGACCAGCGAGACGCCCGCGGCGAAGAACGCGAAGATCGGCAGGGCGATCCCTGCGGAGATCGGCTTGATGCGGTGCTCGTACTGCTGGGTCCGCGAGGTCTTCTCGCCGTGGATGACGAGGGCGGGGACCATGAACCCGAGCAGCACGCCCGCGACGGTCGCGTGGATGCCGGACGCGTGGACGAGCGCCCACACCACGAACGCGAGCGGGAGCAGCAGCCACCAGTGCGTCCGGCGCCGGCGCACCAGGAACGCGAACAGCGCGACGCCCACGAGGGCGAGGCCCAGCGGTGCCCAGTGCAGGGTCTCGGTGTAGAAGACGGCGATGACGATGATCGCGAGCAGGTCGTCGACCACCGCGAGCGTCAGCAGGAAGGTGCGGATCGCCGTCGGGAGGCCGCGGCCGAACACCGCGAGGACCGCGAGCGCGAAGGCGATGTCGGTCGCGGTCGGGATGGCCCAGCCGTGCACGGCGTCCGCGCCGCCGCCCCAGAGGGCGACCGCGACGAAGAGGACCGCGGGCACGATCATGCCGCCCACGGCCGCGAGCATGGGCACTCCGGCCTCGCGCGGGTTGCGCAGAGACCCGGCGACGAACTCCTGCT
This region of Oerskovia jenensis genomic DNA includes:
- the nhaA gene encoding Na+/H+ antiporter NhaA; this translates as MSTHEQHTPAPDETPHDGEPTHPTGATPSGSESPSTAALPAARPSGAQRWKRWVTRETTGGALLIGAAILALLWANSPWRAAYFDLAALTVGPEALHLNLSLSTWAADGLLAIFFFVVGVELKQEFVAGSLRNPREAGVPMLAAVGGMIVPAVLFVAVALWGGGADAVHGWAIPTATDIAFALAVLAVFGRGLPTAIRTFLLTLAVVDDLLAIIVIAVFYTETLHWAPLGLALVGVALFAFLVRRRRTHWWLLLPLAFVVWALVHASGIHATVAGVLLGFMVPALVIHGEKTSRTQQYEHRIKPISAGIALPIFAFFAAGVSLVDGGGVGEMIGQPVAIGIIVGLVVGKGIGVLGVTALVTKLTPLRLAPGIGVRDLLPVGLLAGIGFTVSLLIAELSFPDSEHTESAKAAVLLASVVSALLAAAALRWDARRKRSDDMNEDGLPDDVSAYIGDTADEER